One Streptomonospora salina genomic window, TCGACAGTCCTTCGTCCGCGACCAGCGTACCCAGGTGCGCGGCGGGCGGCGGCGTATCCGGACCCCGGAGGGACTCCGCAAGACGGGACGGCACGCGCTTTTCAGTCACAATGGACACGACATGGTTTCCTCGCCGCTTCTGCGATCCTGGAACCGCTTCCGGAAGCCGCCGCCGCGCCGCCCGGAGCCGCCTCGGTCTACCGCCGTCCACCCGCAGAAAGGCCCACCGCTTGTCCCCGTCCTCTGGGAACTCCGACCGCAGCCTCCGCGAATCGCGTAGCCGGCGGCGCACCGGACTCGCGCTGCTGCTCGGCCTGGTCGTGCTCGCCGCCGGAACCGGCCTGCTCGTCGTGGACCGGCAGGCGCCGCAGGTGCTGACGGGAGACGATGCCGGCAGCGCCACCGGCGGCGCGCAATCCGGCGGCTCCGGTTCCGGCTCCGCATCGGCCACCGCCACGGCGCCGCAGCCGTCCGGGGACGGCGACGCGCCGGATTCCGGTGGCACCGGCGGCGGATCCGGCGGCGGCGACGCGTCGACCGCCACGCCGGCCGAGGAGCGGACCGGCGGGCAGCCGGAGGAAGAGGGAACGGATACGCCCGCACCGCAGGACCGCCCCTCCGACGAGGAGCTTCCCGCGGTGATGGGCTCGGTCGAGGACGAAGTCGACGAAGCCGGCGGCGAACTGGAAGTCGTCCCCGGCGAAAGCGACCCCGCCGGCGAGGGGCCGCGGACGCGCTACACCGTCGAGGTCGAGGAGGGCCTGCCCGGCGACGCGGCCGACTTCGCCGCCGCCGTCGAGCAGATCCTGGCCGACGAGCGCGGCTGGCGCGGCGAGGACGGGATCTCGATGCAGCGCGTGGACGGGGAGCACCCCGACTTCCGGGTGGCGCTGGCCGCCCCCGAGACCGTCGACCGGATGTGCGCCCCGCTGCAGACCATGGGCCGTGTCTCCTGCACCACGAACGACCGGGCGATCATCAACCAGAACCGGTGGGTCTCGGGCGTGGAGCACTTCGACGGCGACCTGCGCACCTACCGGATCTACGTGATCAACCACGAGGTCGGCCACGCACTGGGCCGCGGCCACGTCTCCTGCCCCGGGCCGGGTGAACCGGCGCCGGTCATGCAGCAGCAGACCTTCGGCCTGCAGGGCTGCGAGCCCAACGGCTGGGTGCAGTGAAGCCCCGGTCCCGCGCCGGGCCTGCGGCCGCCGGTCGAAGCCGCGCCGGGGTCAGTCCTGCGGGTAGCCCTGGCGCAGCAGGCCGTAGGACATCGCGTCCTTGAGCGCGATCCAGGAGGCGTCGATGACGTTCTCCCCGACCCCGACCGTGGTCCACTCGCCGCGGCCGTCGCCGAAGGTCACCAGGATGCGGGTGACCGCGCCGGTACCGGAGTTGCCTTCGAGGATGCGCACCTTGTAATCGGTCAGCTCCAACCCCGCCAGCGCCGTGTAGACGCCTTCCATCGCGCTGCGCAGCGCCCGGTCCAGCGCGTTGACCGGACCGTTGCCTTCGGCGGTGGCGATCACGCGCTCGCCCTTGACCTGCAGCTTCACGGTGGCTTCGCTGACCGCCTCGCCGGCGCGGTCGCCGCCGCGGCGCTCAGAGATCACCCGCCAGGACTCGGCCTCGAAGTAGCGCACCGGGCTGTCCAGCTCCTCGCGCAGCAGCAGCTCCAGGGACGCGTCGGCCGCCTCGAAGCTGTAGCCGCTCTGCTCCAGCTCCTTGATCCGGTCCACCAGCCGCCCCAGCAGTTCGCGGTCGCCGGACAGGTCGAAGCCCAGTTCCCGGGCCTTGAGCTCGATGGAGGCGCGCCCGGCCATGTCCGAGACCAGCATCCGCATGTCGTTGCCCACCAGCGCCGGGTCGGTGTGCTGGTAGAGGTCGGGGTCGACCTTGATGGCCGAGGCGTGCAGCCCGGCCTTGTGCGCGAAGGCCGAGATCCCCACGTAGGGCTGGTGGGTCGACGGCGAGATGTTGACGATCTCGGCGACGGCCTGGGAAACGCGGGTCATCCGCGCCAGGCAGCCTTCCGGGAGGACGTCGCGGCCCTGCTTCAGCGCCAGCGCCCCCACGACCGAGAACAGGTTGGCGTTGCCCACCCGCTCGCCGTAGCCGTTGGCGGTGCACTGCACGTGCGTGGCGCCGGCTTCGACGGCGGCCAGCGTGTTGGCCACGGCGCAGCCGGTGTCGTCCTGAGCGTGGATGCCCAGCCGCGCGCCGGAGGCCGCGGCGACCTCGCCGACGATGCGGGTGATGTCGGCGGGCAGCATCCCGCCGTTGGTGTCGCAGAGCACGACGACGTCGACGCCGGCCTCGGCGGCGGCGCGCACGACGCTGACGGCGTAGTCGGGGTCGTAGAGGTAGCCGTCGAAGAAGTGCTCGCAGTCGAGGAAGACGCGCCTTCCGTGCTCGCGCAGATGGCCGACGGTGTCGGCGATCATCGCGAGGTTCTCCTCACCGGTGGTGCGCAGCGCGCGCTCCACGTGGCGGATGTCGCTTTTGGCGACCAGGGTGACCACGGGAGCGCCCGAGTCGCGCAGCGCGGCGACCTGAGGGTCGTCGGCCGCCTGCACGCCCGCCCGGCGGGTCGCGCCGAACGCGCACAGCTGCGCGTGCTCCAGGTCGAGCTCGTGTGAAGCCCGCTGGAAGAACTCGGTGTCCTTGGGGTTCGCCCCCGGCCATCCGCCTTCGATGAAGCGCACGCCGAACTCGTCGAGCAGCGAGGCGATGGCGAGCTTGTCGGCGACGGTCAGGTTGACGCCCTCGCGCTGGGCCCCGTCGCGCAGCGTCGTGTCGAAGACGTGGAAACTGTCGTCAGGCATGGGTGCGAACTCCCGGGTGTGTGCTGTCGTTGTCGCGGCCCCGCCGGCGGCAATAAAAAAGACCCCTCGTGGACACGAGAGGTCGGCGCGCTGGCGGGGGTCCGTTTTCAGCCAGCGCGCCTCACGATAATGATCACCTGAGACGGCACGTTCGCCAGTCTGCCACAGGTGCGCGCCGGAGTCCGAATAATCGACAGATACGTCTCAGGGAATGAGACATCGCGGTGTCGTAGCCGGTATGCGGCGGGATGTCTGCGTGAGCGGAATCCGTATGCGTAGGGGCAGCGGCCTCCGGGGCGGGCCGACTCGTGCGCCCGCCCCGGGGCGGCGCGCTATGCGAACGTGCGGACCCAGCCGTGGGTGTCGGCGCGCGTCCCGTACTGCAGGGCGACGAGTTCCTCGCGCAGGCCCATGGTGACCGGGCCCGCCTGGCCGTCGCCGACGGTGAACTCGGTTCCGCGGCCCTTGACGTGGCCGACGGGGGTGATCACCGCGGCCGTTCCGCACGCGAAGACCTCGGTGAGCTCGCCGCTCAGGGCGGCCCGGCGCCACTCGTCGGTGGAGACGGCGCCCTCCTCGGCGGGGAAGCCCAGTTCGGGGCCGAGAGTCAGCAGCGAGTCGCGGGTGATGCCCGGCAGCAGCGTCCCGGTCAGCGCGGGTGTCACCATCCGCGCCTCGTCGCCCGACCCGAAGACGAAGAACAGGTTCATCCCGCCCATCTCCTCGACCCAGCGGTGCTCCTTGGCGTCGAGCCACACCACCTGGTCGCAGCCCTGCTGCACGGCCTGGGACTGGGCCACGAAGCTGGAGGCGTAGTTGCCGGCGAACTTGGCCTCGCCGGTTCCGCCGGGCGCCGCGCGGGTGTAGTCGTCGCTCAGCCACACCGAGACCGGCTTGATGCCGCCGCTGAAGTAGGGCCCCGAAGGCGAGGCGATGAGCACGAACCGGTAGCTGCGCGAAGGGTGGTTGACCCCGAGGCCGACGTCGGTGGCGAACATGAACGGCCGCAGGTACAGGCTGCTGTTGGGCTGGGAGGGGATCCACTCGGAGTC contains:
- a CDS encoding DUF3152 domain-containing protein, yielding MSPSSGNSDRSLRESRSRRRTGLALLLGLVVLAAGTGLLVVDRQAPQVLTGDDAGSATGGAQSGGSGSGSASATATAPQPSGDGDAPDSGGTGGGSGGGDASTATPAEERTGGQPEEEGTDTPAPQDRPSDEELPAVMGSVEDEVDEAGGELEVVPGESDPAGEGPRTRYTVEVEEGLPGDAADFAAAVEQILADERGWRGEDGISMQRVDGEHPDFRVALAAPETVDRMCAPLQTMGRVSCTTNDRAIINQNRWVSGVEHFDGDLRTYRIYVINHEVGHALGRGHVSCPGPGEPAPVMQQQTFGLQGCEPNGWVQ
- the cimA gene encoding citramalate synthase, whose protein sequence is MPDDSFHVFDTTLRDGAQREGVNLTVADKLAIASLLDEFGVRFIEGGWPGANPKDTEFFQRASHELDLEHAQLCAFGATRRAGVQAADDPQVAALRDSGAPVVTLVAKSDIRHVERALRTTGEENLAMIADTVGHLREHGRRVFLDCEHFFDGYLYDPDYAVSVVRAAAEAGVDVVVLCDTNGGMLPADITRIVGEVAAASGARLGIHAQDDTGCAVANTLAAVEAGATHVQCTANGYGERVGNANLFSVVGALALKQGRDVLPEGCLARMTRVSQAVAEIVNISPSTHQPYVGISAFAHKAGLHASAIKVDPDLYQHTDPALVGNDMRMLVSDMAGRASIELKARELGFDLSGDRELLGRLVDRIKELEQSGYSFEAADASLELLLREELDSPVRYFEAESWRVISERRGGDRAGEAVSEATVKLQVKGERVIATAEGNGPVNALDRALRSAMEGVYTALAGLELTDYKVRILEGNSGTGAVTRILVTFGDGRGEWTTVGVGENVIDASWIALKDAMSYGLLRQGYPQD
- a CDS encoding branched-chain amino acid aminotransferase; the encoded protein is MNSSTTTSGLTFDVRLSAQRKTPQERERLLGDPGFGTVFTDHMVTIDYMEGNGWYAPRLEPYGPLTLDPATASLHYAQEIFEGLKAYRHPGGEVACFRPEANAARLNRSARRMAMPELPEELFLGAIETLLRHDSEWIPSQPNSSLYLRPFMFATDVGLGVNHPSRSYRFVLIASPSGPYFSGGIKPVSVWLSDDYTRAAPGGTGEAKFAGNYASSFVAQSQAVQQGCDQVVWLDAKEHRWVEEMGGMNLFFVFGSGDEARMVTPALTGTLLPGITRDSLLTLGPELGFPAEEGAVSTDEWRRAALSGELTEVFACGTAAVITPVGHVKGRGTEFTVGDGQAGPVTMGLREELVALQYGTRADTHGWVRTFA